The genome window TGCTTCTAACACAGTTACCACTATCACTGGACAGAGTTACACTAAGAGGTAGAGAACCTACTGCCTTACAACCTGTGCATGTCCCTAAgctactactatactaaacaaaaatatacacgcagcatgtaaagtgttcgtcccatgtttcatgagctgaaataaaagattcccgAAATTCTCCGTAcgcacaaaaagtgtatttctctcagattttgtgcacaaatttgtttacatccctgttcgtgagcatttctcttttgccaagatattctatccacctgacagatgtggcatatcaagaagctgattaaacagcatgatcattacacaggtgcaccttgtgctgcagACAATgacaggccactctaaaatgtgcagtttggtcacacagcacaatgccacagatgtctcaacttttgagggagcgtgcaattggcatgctgacggcaggaatgtccaccaaagctgttgccagagaatcaaatgttaatttctctaccataagccacctccaatgttgtttaGAGAATttcgcagtacgtccaaccggcctcacaaccgcagaccacgtgtatggcgttgtgtgggcaagcagtttgccgatgtcaacattgtgaacagagtgccccatggtggcggtggggttatggtatgagcaggcataagctacggacaacaaacacgattgcattttatcaatggcaatttgaatgcacagagataccgcaatgagatcctaaggcccaatgtcgtgccattcatctgccgccatcacctcatgtttcagcatgataatgcatggccccatgtcacaaggatctgtacacaattcctggaagctgaaaatgtcccagttcttccatggccagcATACTCCCCAGACATGTCAcatattgagcatgtttgggatgctctggattgacatgtacggcagcgtgttccagttcccgccaatatccagcaacttcgcactgccattgaagaggagtgggacaatgttccactggccacaatcaacagcctgatcaactctatgtgaaggagatgtgtcacgctgcatgaggcaaatggtggtcacaccagatactgactggttttctgatccacgcccctaccttttttttttttaggtgtctgtgaccaacagatgcatatctgcatcCTAGTCATGTGaactccatagattagggcctaattgacgtatttcaattgactaatttaCTTGGTCATGTATACTGGCCTTcctggccaggtctcccttgaaaaagagactctgggactcaatgggcttttcctggtttaaataaaggttaaatatttttttttttttaaataactcagTATACATGTTGccttgatatttttgttcagtacacatGAAAACAGTATTATTTGTACAGACAACGGCAGAGAATTGTATGGACTGAGGATTTATCTCAGTCCATATCTGATCTTTATCTGATAAAGAAGGACAATCACAGAGTGAAAGCTCTGGACACACAGGAGAAAGAGGCGCTAATCGCTGGGACATGAACATCTGGGCTCCATGCCAGTGTGCGTCCCGAGTCCGACCCCGGAAAAGAAAGCACATCTGGTTCAGTGGATCAATGAGAGGTTAACTCTTTGAGCACTGGCCATAATCTGATGAATGGGAGGACATTCATCGGCAGGATTCTTCccgctgaaacacacacacacacacacacacacgcacacacaaaccttCCGCCGGCATGGTTCTCACACAGGCTGGGCCCCACCTGGTGCTGTGTGTCGTGTGAGGAAGTTACGGTTTCCAAACGCaaacacacaccaaaacacacacgctcacacccaCACCTCTTGGCATTGACAGAACTGCGGCTAGACTGCACCTGGCGCTCTGTCTGAAAGAGGAAGTCTTTCTAACAGTCTCCCAACCCAAATCCCCACACACTAACTCCCACACAATATTCTCCCGGCTATCACAATAAATGCTTTTCAGTTCCATTGTCCCCCTAAGCCATTCAGATGATGACACTGGAGGAAAAAACAGATTATCATGAATCCTAATGCTGAAAGCTATACGGATCCTAGAGACAGAGTTGACAATGTAGGACCCGCCAGGAGGCTAAGTCCAGGACTGGAGACAAAATGAGAGATGAAAAGGAAGGCTTTTGGTGAGATTTATACTGACACACAGGACCACACTGAGACACAGTCTCACACCATATGATCCTGTAGATGACTCGGGGACGGATTCACCGAGCCATGCGGCCCAATTGGCAGCATGTGCTGCTTCTTCATCCGTAAGAACAGAGTTTTCACAAAACGCTCCCACATCTAGTTGTCGCACGTGACCACACGCCCTGTAACCTGATCTCATAGTTTCATTCCGGAATGTGCCGTAATTGGATGATAACCAATtcattctgtgtggttacagAGTTAATTCTGAATGGTTACAGGGTtcaaacagaaacaactcaaagggtTAAGTTTCGGAATGAATTCCAagtggttaaggtcagggctgtgGCTTGGCGAAGGCTTAAAACAAAACAATTCAAAAACGATACGCTGTTTCCATTAAGTATCATTCAAGCACTCTCCCTGCTCGCTGGAGAACTGAACTGCCACGGCGCGGTGGTCTAAAACAGTGCGCTCTGGCTCTGAGCCTGGCCAGTTTGAGCCAAGTGCTGTGCCATCTTTTGTTTTTGGGGAGCGCCAACGAAGGCACCTGTCGACGTCCTCAGGACCTTTACAAACGTCCAAAATCGACGTCTCTTTCTCGTGACCAGCATGCGCGCCGACCCTGACATACAGATCTAGCCACATAATGTAAATGCGACCGCACACACATAGCCTGAAGGTGGGGGTTTGTACTACACACTCAGTACTACACGTTCACAACTACACACTCCGACGGTTCCATATACAAAAAGCCTTTGCGGAGGAACTACACACTGCTATTGAAATGAGAGGAGAAGTCACTCTGTTTGTCACAATGGGACCCTGGGGACCTAGGGCCCTGCTAAGATTACATCTTGCTGTAGGGCTTGGAGCGCCTGACTATACgctgtttacacacacacgctGATTGTGTCCTCTCTGTGGCTCTAGTCCATTAGAGGCCAATCTGTCTGTCACTGCGGCACACGTGCGTAATGTGATTCcctcactgtctttctctctttccctccatccttctcacCCTCCCTCTATCGTTGCTGTACTACACGTGTCACTGGAGCAGGGAGACAGATGGTACCCTAACGACCCCAGTGgacagcctgagagagagagagagagagagagagagagagagagagagagagagagagagagagagagagagagagagagagagagagagagagagagagagagagagagagagagagagagagagagagagagagagagagagagagagagagagagagagagagagagagagagagagagagagagagaaagagagatagaaacacagagagagaaacagagagacacacagacagagagagacacacagagagagagagagacacagagcgagagacacacagagcgagagagagagagagtcatgatgACCATGACAGTCATGAAAGGAAAAACAGACCAATAGAAAATCAGATAACCAGGAAAACACCCGTGCTCTCCCATCATGAGATATAAGCTGTGTCATTCACCAGAGACACATAGCCTACACAAGAGGCATTATCACAAACTAAACCAGCACACTACCCACTGCCCTCTTCCTGTAGGGACTTTACTAAAACTATCATCACTAGCTAGGCTAAATGAAAAAGGGATTAAACAAATGAAAAAGAGGCCACTGAGTCTCtctacatcaatcaatcaatcatcaaAACTAGAGCACTGGCAGCCATCTTGGAAATCAAGATATACACAGTTAGTCAGTGAACAGGGAGAGGTCCTCTGCATGTACTCCATGTGGACAGTCAGAACATAACTTTCCATCCACACCCCGGAACACAGAGTGAAATGGTATTTCCTAACAAGTGCTCTGGGAATGAGGTTTGGGAATGTTTGACTAGAGCTGCTgccacaggcacacagacagccACACAGGGTGAGGTCACGGTTGGCCGTGTGACTCAGACATGGCATGGAACCAATCAAGGTTCAGAGGACCACAGGAAGTGAGAGGTCGCGCGCTGACCCCTGGAATTCCTTCTTTTTTTTCAGACACTGCTTTACTCTTTGACTcattcccccttttctctctttccttccctctgttCCATCCTCTCCCTTCCTCACATCCCCTCCTCttttccacccccctctctcttcctctctctctgtcatccggTTCCCCTCCACTTCCTATCTCACTATGCTATTACTCTAAGCTCTGGTATCTATTTTCATCTGTcgttactctcctcctctccatctgtcaAAACCACCCCATCCCCTCTCTGCACTCCTATCcatccattccctctctctccctcattctcttgtAGAACATTGCTTCCCTGCTGATCCTGTTTAGTAATTGGAagtcagagagagcgagggagactgCATCTCCTATGAAATATTAAAGCaattctcctctccttcatttcCTCCCCTCACTGGCTAGCAGGGCGACACAGTTGTATGAGCTATCTACTATACCACACACATCATAAAGAGAGGGTTGAGGGTCAACAACACTAGGCTTTAGGATAAATACTGCATTGCTACGTGACTTAGTCAGTCTAGGTGAGCAGGCTCAATTGGGTAAGCTAAGTCAATAAAGACCAGGATCTTAGGATAAAACCTCCAATGCCAATGCTTATAACCTAGTACTTACAGACCTATGTCATTGGTCAAGTGATTTTCACAATACTCGATTGGCCAGTATCCTGCCTCCTCCCCCCAGCACCCTCACCTCAATGGCTGAGTTCATTAGGTGCTTCCTGTTGAGTGTCATGCTGAGGGTGTTGTTGTGACTCATCATGGGCGTCTTGACAAACACAAAGTCACTTCGGCTGGAGATGGTGGAGTAGCAGGGTCTGTAGGTCCGTGTTCCTGGGGGGTCCTGAGCCCCTCCCACCACCTCCATGTAACGGATGGGTCCGTCTGTGTTGAGCTGCAGGTGGAGGTCCTTGCTGGGTCTCTGATGGTGGGCCCGGCTGGGCCGGTGGCGGCTGTAGCAGCAGCCTGTCCCTCCGAGGTCGCTGCGGTGGCGGAGGCATCGCACCATGAGGATGAGGAAGGTGAGGAAGAACACGGCCGAGACACAGGCCAGCGAGATGATGAGGTACAGGGTGATGTCAGGCATGCCGGTGGGACGCATCGCAGACGTCTTCCGGTTGTCCGTGGCAGCGTCGCTGGTGCCCTTCTCCTCCACGGTCACTGTGATGGCCACAGTGGTGGAGAGAGTGGGCTCGCCGTTGTCCTGGACGACCACGATGATGTCATAGGCGGAGCCGCCCTCCTCCTCGGCTAGTTTGCGGGCGGTGCGGAGCTCCCCAGTGTGGGGGGCGATGCGGAAGAGACCAGCGTGTGGCCCTGGGGCGATGGAGTAGAACAGCCAAGCGTTATGTCCACTATCAGGGTCCACCCCTACTAGTTTATTAATGAGATGACCCGGCCCAGCCGACTGGGGTACACTCAGCAGCAGCCCCGTGTCCTGGGGGAAGGGGGGATATACGATGAGGGGCGCGTTGTCGTTAAGATCCACTACGAACACATGCACGGTGACGTTGGCGGTCCGGGGTGGCGCCCCGGCGTCTCGGGCCTGCACCTCGATACGGAAGGCATTGAGGGTCTCGTGGTCTAGGGAACGCATGCTGTAGATATGTCCAGTCTCTGGGTTGATGTAGACATAGGAGGAAATGGAGGAGCCCTGAACCATGCTGGGCAGGATGGAGAAGGAGACGCGGGCGTTGTCCCCTGTGTCCGGGTCAGAGGCCATCACCATGGTGATGGGGGTGCTGAGATCGTTGTTCTCGGGGACGTCCACTGAGTAGGAGGGCTGGGAGAATGAAGGAGCGTTGTCGTTCACATCTGAGAGCTTGACCACGAAGGTCGTCCGCGACGACAGGGGAGGGGAGCCCGCGTCGGTCGCCATGATGACCACAGTGTACTCTGCCATGGTCTCTCGGTCCAGGTTGCCATCCGTGACGAGATTGTAGTGCTCACCAAAGgcagagttgagtttgaagggCAGGCCGGACTGGACCTTTAATGTCACCTCCCCATTCTTACCAGAGTCCAGGTCCCTTGCACTGATGAGGGCGATGACTGTACCAGGAGCTGCGTCCTCTCTGATGGGACTGGTCAGTGACGTCAACGTTACCTCTGGAGAATTGTCATTCACATCAGTGACGTCAACTATGATGTTACAGGAACCCTCCATGGCGGGGGTTCCCCCATCCCTGGCCTGCACGGTGATGTGATATTCATTCGCTGTCTCATAGTCCACCTGGCCATTTACACGGATCTCCCCGGTTTTAGAATCCACGCTGAATAGCTTGAGCACCCGGTCCTGCGTGTATTTACTAAACAGGAAGGAGATCTGCCCATTCTGACCGTAATCCGCATCGGTCGCGTTCAGTTTCGTTACTAAAGTGCCCGGTTCAACATTCTCCAAAATGCTAACTTTTTTCACCGGCTCTTCAAAGACGGGCGCATTGTCATTGACATCCAGAATTTTTATGAGTAAAAGAGTGGACCCAGACTTCTCCGGCTTTCCCCCGTCTACCGCGGTGAGCAACAGGCGAAACGAGGCCTGCGTCTCCCTATCCAAAGCCTTCTCTAAAACTAATTCCGGGAACTTACTCCCGTCACTTTTCGTTTCCACATTCAAAACAAAGCAGTCATTGGGTGCGAGGTGATAAGTGCGCAGAGAGTTGATACCCACATCTGGGTCGTGCGCACTCTCCAGTCGGAACCGAGTGCCCGACGCGGCCGCCTCTGATATCTCCAAGGAAATATTCTTAGTGGAAAACTGCGGCGCATTGTCATTCGCATCCACAATATCCACAAGAACCCGATGTATTGCTAAAGGGTTCTCAAGTACAATCTCAAGATGTAGTGAGCATGTTGAACTTAATTCGCACATGTGTTCCCTGTCAATTGTCTGTCTAATAACCAAATCCCCAGTCGCATGGTTTACCTCGAAGTACTGCGCGTTAGATTCCGAGATCACCCGCAATTTTCGCTGAATTATCCTCTGGACCGTGAGGCCCAAATCCTTAGCGATATTCCCGACCACCGCCCCGGGTCTAAGCTCCTCCAAAATAGAGTAGCTGAGCTGCGCGGTCGCGCCCGTAAAGCACGCCAGAGAAAACCAGAGCCTCAGCACTGGCCACCTTCCGTAGCCTTTCCTCTGTCTGGATTCCATTATGAGGGGTCCGGGGGATGGAAAATGTTCAAAGTTAATATTTTACCGTAACTCATCTATAGTCTCGGGAAAACGCTACCGGCCTGTCGGTAAACACTTCCGTTTAAGAAAAAGTGCGGTGGGAAGTTTAGAAGTTATCATGACGCCCTAATTCTATACGgcaaataaaaaagaggaaaaGTAAAACTCCATGAAGGATCCGCTAAAACTCTCCACACtcgtctcctctgctctgctcctctctggggcggggacacagacacaaagaGCCGTATCCTATTGGCCGAGAAGCCGGGACTCGCTCCCCACACAGTGTCCCCGCCTCACAAAGCAGAGAGTGAGTGAAAACTTAAGAGGCACTCATTTTGGATTTACCATCAAGTTAGAGACATGTTACACGCTAAAGACATTACCTTCAGAGCAAAAATAACTCCGAATTCACGACGACGAGGCCATGGAACGCATAAAATAATatcataaaaaaaattaaaaagctaCTTATGCCATTTCCAAACGCTTAATGCACAGACCGGCACGAACAATGGTAGGTATAAACCACAAGACTAAGTATGAACTTGTTGCTATGTTTTGTCAACGAACAGAACTACTTACATTGAATATAAGCAAAGTTACGCAAAGTAACTGATGGACTCATGGTCAAATTGCAATGATGGACTTAGCCGCAAGGCGGCATGGTTATCAGAAGATTTACTTTCCAGAGGTGTTGATAACGCTTGAACCATGTGCCATGATGTAAAGCACAGATTGGTTTTAGCAAGGAGACAGCAATGCCGTTGATAACCAGCATAACAACCTTTGGCCTACTTACATCTCTTTGTATGTATTAGGCCTACTAAAACAGATAATGAATGACATATGAACTTATCACGTTTGATCCAGTGCAATTTCTACTGTAGGCCTATTGACAAAATACTTGAATGAGAAAGTATAAAGCTATGATATAGGCCTAAAGAAATCCGTATTGTTCACTGGTAAGCTAATGAAGTAATCATTTGACTGATGTAAATTCCATATTTTGATAAACCTACATGTAATTACTGTTATGAATAGCCAAATATATTTCACATAAAACCATAGGCCTAAAAACAAATTATGAGCTGTTGATAAGTGTGAACAATTAATCATTTTTCTGGAGTACTTTACAAACATTTATTAACCTGCAGATCCAGATATCATCCATTCTCATAGGCTACAACATTAAGGTGAATGTAGATACCGGTAAGAATGTTTTGGTGCTAATATTAGGCCAACATTATATCTAATACCGCAGCATCGTTGAATACTCatttctgattggctagaagggcattctagaatggACATTTATAACCAGACAacgggacagttggaaaagatatctggacagttggaaaatatattgGGACACCTTGCAATCATGACTCAATATGTGCCTACACATGCCAAACGTTCTCGCTACAAAGTGACAACACAAACCGAAATTGGATACATTGTAAACACAGGTCCAACAAGGAAACATGTAGGTAGTTAAATAGCATTGATTTGTTTTTTTgcagaaaaaaatatgttttggtaCATCTGATGAACTAATGTGGGGAGTGATGAACATGAATTTCTCCGGCCCCCTGCCACAGATatctgaagttttgagggagtgagcaattggcatgctgactgcaggaatgtccaccagagatgttgccagagaattgaatgttcatttctctaccataatccacctccaatgttgttttagagagtttggcagtacgtccaaccggtctcacaacctcagaccacgtgtaaccatttccagcccaggacctccacatccggcttcttcacctgcgtaatcatctgagaccagccaccctgactgctgatgaaactgtgggtttgcacaactgaagaacctctgcacaaactgtcagaaaccgtctcagggaagctcatctgcatactGTCATTCTCACCAGGGTCTTAACcagactgcagttcggcgtcgtaaccgacttcagtgtgtAAATGCTCACCTCCGATGGCCACTGGCAGGCTGGAgatgtgtgctcttcacggaaTAAATCCTGTGTTCAactggcagacagcgtgtatggtgttgtatgggtgagcagtttgctgatgtcaatgttgtgaacagagtgccccatggtgccgGTGGAGTTATGGaaggggcaggcataagctattgacaatgaacacaattgtatttttattgacggcaatttgaatgcacagggctactgtgacgagatcctatACTCTACAAATTAAGgattcaacaagggttcttctaagatcctcaaagttcttcgAATAACCTATTTTCAGTTATTGGCTCTGAAAATAGCCCCCAAAGGGTTATTCCAAGAACACCTtaggaggtggggttcatcgaggaatcTCCTTAGTTGGTGGCGATTCTTGCgggaacctaactgcccaacaaacatttggatttgaatttgaaaggacagcaggtgcaggcaATTAACACATTTTTTAAAGATCCCCTCAATTAAAGGTAAGTTTTGTCCCTTGTGTGATATCAATCgatattgttttatgatgataccatctatcttttaatatttgtgcaaatctttctaaaacagaaatTGGACACAATTCAttggatatcaatcaacaaagaggtaagacTATGTAGGCTTTAAGTATATGTTGAAGACTAGCTGCATTGGGTGCAGGTGACTGAACGGCTCACTTTTGTGTATACAGGTATACcgacaaggaggcatacaaaggtatgtcaaatggtattggtatgttatgcagaGCCCACTTAAAACCCGActcccttacctcttcaatgaatAGCCCATTGGcttctacattatggacaaggtatgtgtaAGAATACTGTCGTGTGTATGTTTTGTTAGTCATCTGTATAATTACTATTTTGGGGATTCACAGACTTGACACTCCCTACactgatgaatataacaggaaacctgttcgatCACCATTCACTGGAAAAATCGTTCTGCCGatggatacggagaacatcaacacattaacatcaacacgccAGAGGATATAACCATTAtacttggggctctgctgggagtttacctcatatttGGATGTTTTaattctgctttgccactaaaatcataatgaacactgacaactaaaatattgGGATATTGTTGTTATCGTTATGcgtatcataataataataatagtagtagttaaAACATTTACCCCAAAAGGTTATTCAAAAGGTTCTTTGAGGAACCATTAAAAGGGGTTATTCAAAGAACTTATAGGGGACCCCCCACAGTttaaatttgaagaacccctatgGGATTCTCCAAAACCGTTTTATTTTTAGAGTGTAAGGATCGAtgtcgtgtcattcatccgccgccatcacctcgtgtttcagcatgataatgcacggccccatgtcgcaaggatctgtacacatttcctagtagctgaaaatgtcccagttattccatggcctgcatactcaccagatatgtcacccattgagcatgtttgggatgctctggattgacat of Salvelinus alpinus chromosome 4, SLU_Salpinus.1, whole genome shotgun sequence contains these proteins:
- the LOC139574169 gene encoding protocadherin gamma-C5-like isoform X3; amino-acid sequence: MESRQRKGYGRWPVLRLWFSLACFTGATAQLSYSILEELRPGAVVGNIAKDLGLTVQRIIQRKLRVISESNAQYFEVNHATGDLVIRQTIDREHMCELSSTCSLHLEIVLENPLAIHRVLVDIVDANDNAPQFSTKNISLEISEAAASGTRFRLESAHDPDVGINSLRTYHLAPNDCFVLNVETKSDGSKFPELVLEKALDRETQASFRLLLTAVDGGKPEKSGSTLLLIKILDVNDNAPVFEEPVKKVSILENVEPGTLVTKLNATDADYGQNGQISFLFSKYTQDRVLKLFSVDSKTGEIRVNGQVDYETANEYHITVQARDGGTPAMEGSCNIIVDVTDVNDNSPEVTLTSLTSPIREDAAPGTVIALISARDLDSGKNGEVTLKVQSGLPFKLNSAFGEHYNLVTDGNLDRETMAEYTVVIMATDAGSPPLSSRTTFVVKLSDVNDNAPSFSQPSYSVDVPENNDLSTPITMVMASDPDTGDNARVSFSILPSMVQGSSISSYVYINPETGHIYSMRSLDHETLNAFRIEVQARDAGAPPRTANVTVHVFVVDLNDNAPLIVYPPFPQDTGLLLSVPQSAGPGHLINKLVGVDPDSGHNAWLFYSIAPGPHAGLFRIAPHTGELRTARKLAEEEGGSAYDIIVVVQDNGEPTLSTTVAITVTVEEKGTSDAATDNRKTSAMRPTGMPDITLYLIISLACVSAVFFLTFLILMVRCLRHRSDLGGTGCCYSRHRPSRAHHQRPSKDLHLQLNTDGPIRYMEVVGGAQDPPGTRTYRPCYSTISSRSDFVFVKTPMMSHNNTLSMTLNRKHLMNSAIEQKPPNADWRFTQGQRPGPSGAGGPPEMAMGTGPWPNPPTEAEQLQALMAAANVSEATATLGPGTMGLSTRYSPQFTLQHVPDYRQNVYIPGSTATLTSNPQQQQQQQMLMQQQMAAQHQALQAQPSEAAAQPEPPKAAQTPASKKKSTKKEKK